In Nakamurella antarctica, the following are encoded in one genomic region:
- a CDS encoding alpha/beta hydrolase family protein, which produces MPQAQLTPSDHHSASIPPALFTDPVAETRWRARFAAIRMGLPDQARDAADHTVLVSNMSGAYELYCWQPSTDTLTQSTSRQDGTTQGTLSPDGANLWWFDDSAGDEFGSWRIQPFGSAPGEGFVAPLALPEVGAGYPAGLEVGASVTIAGFSDDEGTRIHLCVDGSPSTVVYSHAEDAGVGALSRDETIWVLSHSEHGDSRYPALRALSVRSGAMLAELSDAPGKGLNPLAFSPVAGDQRLLVGHERQGREELLIWDLETGAVTELRIDLPGDIDGDFYPDATALLLIHTHAARTSMHRWDLTTGELTNLPGAPGVVSGATVRAGGALWYRHSSAETAATVRILDTDGDRVLLRPPGEPAPASQPVADVWVDGPGGRIHALMARPAPGGVANGVEANGGALPTVFFVHGGPAAADEDDYDATRAAWLDAGFATVQVNYRGSTGYGSQWRDALTQRMGHTELADIAAVYDHLLVQGLADADACVIAGYSWGGYLALLAAGTQPSRWAAVVAGVPVADYVAAYEDEMEPLRAYDRALFGGSPAQVPDKYADSSPITYVDAVRAPVLVLAGENDPRCPIRQIDNYLGKLAELGSPYEVYRYEAGHGSMVVQERLRQVLVEIDFVRRALAHGVGA; this is translated from the coding sequence ATGCCGCAAGCACAACTGACCCCCTCCGATCACCACAGTGCGTCGATTCCACCGGCACTTTTCACCGACCCGGTCGCGGAGACTCGTTGGCGCGCAAGGTTTGCAGCGATCCGGATGGGACTCCCCGACCAGGCGCGAGACGCCGCTGATCACACGGTCTTGGTGTCGAACATGTCCGGTGCATACGAGCTGTATTGCTGGCAGCCCAGCACCGACACATTGACCCAGTCGACATCCCGCCAGGACGGCACGACGCAGGGGACGCTCTCCCCCGATGGCGCGAATCTATGGTGGTTTGATGACAGCGCGGGCGATGAGTTTGGTAGCTGGCGCATCCAGCCATTCGGTTCTGCCCCCGGTGAAGGGTTCGTCGCACCACTCGCCCTTCCCGAGGTTGGCGCGGGTTATCCCGCTGGCCTCGAGGTGGGTGCGAGCGTGACTATCGCGGGCTTCTCCGATGACGAAGGCACGCGGATTCATTTATGCGTGGACGGCAGCCCAAGCACTGTCGTGTACTCGCACGCCGAGGACGCCGGAGTGGGCGCGCTGTCTCGCGACGAGACCATCTGGGTGCTCTCCCATTCCGAGCATGGCGACTCCAGGTACCCAGCGCTGCGGGCACTTTCCGTCCGTTCCGGTGCAATGCTCGCCGAGTTGTCTGATGCGCCAGGCAAAGGTCTTAACCCACTGGCTTTTTCGCCCGTCGCTGGCGACCAACGGCTGCTCGTCGGTCACGAGCGGCAAGGCCGCGAGGAGTTGCTGATCTGGGATCTGGAGACCGGGGCAGTCACAGAACTTCGTATTGATCTGCCGGGCGACATCGATGGCGATTTTTATCCCGACGCCACCGCGCTGCTCCTGATCCACACCCACGCAGCGCGTACCAGCATGCACCGCTGGGACCTGACGACGGGCGAGCTGACAAACCTGCCGGGTGCTCCCGGGGTGGTCTCAGGTGCCACTGTTCGAGCCGGCGGCGCACTCTGGTACCGCCATTCGTCAGCTGAGACTGCCGCCACCGTGCGGATCCTCGACACCGACGGCGACCGAGTACTGCTGCGGCCCCCGGGTGAGCCTGCGCCCGCATCCCAGCCGGTTGCCGACGTCTGGGTTGACGGTCCCGGTGGCCGCATCCACGCACTTATGGCGAGGCCAGCACCCGGTGGTGTTGCCAACGGCGTCGAGGCCAACGGCGGCGCGTTGCCCACAGTTTTCTTCGTCCATGGCGGTCCAGCCGCCGCAGACGAAGACGACTATGACGCCACCCGAGCAGCGTGGCTGGATGCCGGGTTTGCCACCGTCCAGGTCAACTATCGGGGCTCAACCGGTTACGGCTCCCAGTGGCGCGATGCCCTCACACAGCGGATGGGCCATACCGAATTGGCAGATATCGCCGCTGTTTATGACCATCTACTCGTGCAGGGGCTGGCCGACGCAGACGCCTGCGTCATCGCCGGCTATTCCTGGGGTGGTTACCTCGCTTTGTTGGCGGCAGGAACCCAGCCGAGCCGATGGGCGGCCGTGGTGGCTGGGGTGCCGGTCGCCGACTACGTGGCCGCTTATGAGGATGAGATGGAACCGCTACGCGCGTACGACCGCGCACTTTTCGGCGGTTCACCTGCCCAGGTTCCGGATAAATACGCCGATTCCTCCCCCATCACCTACGTCGACGCGGTGCGAGCGCCGGTGTTGGTGTTGGCTGGTGAAAACGATCCACGGTGTCCCATTCGGCAAATCGACAACTATCTCGGCAAGCTCGCCGAGCTAGGTTCGCCCTACGAGGTGTATCGCTACGAGGCGGGGCACGGTTCGATGGTGGTCCAGGAGAGGCTGCGTCAGGTGCTGGTAGAGATCGATTTTGTGCGTCGAGCGCTCGCCCACGGCGTAGGGGCCTGA
- a CDS encoding LAETG motif-containing sortase-dependent surface protein → MSSTLYGPYLTLPATSNGPGANDKAVGTVQTTITGSGTYVTPALVLPAAGYYVWYETIPADDFHNSWKPPTFPQTSETTYVTSTNVGGEGDQSGGFVPATPVAPTTPIAPATPTAPATPIMTSTNLAFTGVSQSTPLVVGFGLILLMVGGAFLLIGRSRKRA, encoded by the coding sequence GTGAGCTCCACCCTCTACGGCCCGTACCTGACACTGCCCGCGACATCCAACGGCCCAGGCGCAAACGACAAGGCCGTCGGAACCGTCCAAACAACCATCACCGGAAGCGGCACCTACGTAACCCCAGCCCTGGTCCTACCAGCAGCCGGCTACTACGTCTGGTACGAAACCATCCCCGCAGATGACTTCCACAACTCATGGAAACCACCAACCTTCCCCCAAACCAGCGAAACCACCTACGTCACATCCACTAACGTGGGGGGAGAAGGGGACCAGAGCGGCGGCTTCGTTCCGGCCACTCCCGTTGCACCGACCACACCGATTGCGCCTGCAACTCCTACAGCTCCAGCAACTCCGATCATGACAAGCACAAATCTGGCGTTCACTGGTGTGAGCCAGTCCACCCCGCTGGTGGTGGGCTTCGGCCTGATCCTGCTCATGGTCGGAGGCGCGTTCCTGCTGATTGGCCGGAGCCGCAAGCGAGCGTAA